A window from Vibrio cortegadensis encodes these proteins:
- the ftsL gene encoding cell division protein FtsL has translation MKQTSPNLAKIIVLDLFTVGRVPLLLLMLIFASAMGVVFATHTSRQAISAKDQALVEREHLDNEWRNLMLEENALAEHSRVQRMAKSELLMKRPDADKEVVISLQ, from the coding sequence ATGAAGCAAACATCTCCTAACTTGGCCAAAATTATCGTTCTTGACCTATTTACCGTAGGTCGAGTCCCTTTGCTGTTGTTGATGCTAATTTTTGCCAGTGCGATGGGCGTGGTGTTTGCGACTCATACTTCACGCCAAGCTATTTCAGCCAAAGATCAAGCGCTTGTTGAACGTGAGCATTTAGACAATGAATGGCGAAACCTCATGCTTGAAGAAAATGCCCTTGCTGAGCATAGCCGAGTTCAAAGAATGGCTAAGTCTGAGTTGCTGATGAAGCGGCCAGATGCAGATAAGGAAGTGGTCATTTCTCTCCAATGA
- the rsmH gene encoding 16S rRNA (cytosine(1402)-N(4))-methyltransferase RsmH — protein MTESFQHISVLLNESIDGLAIKPDGTYIDGTFGRGGHSRTILSKLGENGRLFSIDRDPQAIAEAQKIDDPRFTIIHGPFSGMAEYAERYDLVGKVDGVLLDLGVSSPQLDDAERGFSFMKDGPLDMRMDPTSGMPVSEWIAQADLDDITWVIREFGEDKHARRIAKAIVAHRDDEEKEPLTRTGQLAKLISDAAPKNFKEKKHPATRSFQAFRIYINSELEEIDTALKGAASILAPEGRLSVISFHSLEDRMVKRFIRKESKGPQVPHGIPMTEAQIKALGSPDLKPVGKAIKPSADEVDGNTRSRSSVLRLAEKL, from the coding sequence ATGACTGAATCATTCCAACATATTTCTGTACTACTAAACGAGTCAATTGATGGTTTGGCGATTAAGCCAGATGGGACTTACATCGATGGAACTTTCGGACGTGGTGGTCACAGTCGTACAATCTTATCTAAGCTGGGTGAGAATGGTCGATTATTCAGTATCGACCGCGATCCACAAGCGATCGCAGAAGCGCAGAAAATTGATGATCCTCGCTTTACCATTATTCACGGCCCATTCTCTGGAATGGCAGAATATGCAGAACGTTACGACTTAGTTGGAAAAGTGGATGGCGTTTTGCTTGACCTTGGTGTCTCTTCTCCACAGTTAGATGATGCCGAGCGCGGATTTAGCTTTATGAAAGATGGTCCACTCGATATGCGTATGGATCCAACGTCTGGAATGCCAGTATCAGAATGGATTGCACAGGCTGATCTTGATGATATTACTTGGGTGATCCGTGAGTTTGGTGAAGACAAACATGCTCGCCGTATTGCTAAGGCGATTGTTGCGCACCGTGATGATGAAGAGAAAGAGCCACTGACTCGCACAGGTCAACTTGCTAAATTGATTTCAGATGCAGCACCGAAAAACTTTAAAGAGAAAAAACACCCGGCAACTCGTAGTTTCCAAGCGTTTCGAATCTATATTAACAGTGAATTAGAAGAGATTGATACTGCACTAAAAGGCGCAGCGAGCATTCTTGCTCCTGAAGGCCGTCTATCAGTAATCAGTTTCCACTCTCTTGAAGATCGTATGGTGAAACGCTTTATTCGTAAAGAGAGTAAAGGGCCACAAGTACCTCATGGCATTCCAATGACAGAAGCACAAATCAAAGCCCTTGGAAGCCCAGATTTAAAACCGGTAGGCAAAGCGATCAAACCATCAGCGGATGAAGTGGATGGGAATACTCGTTCACGTAGTTCAGTACTTCGTCTTGCTGAAAAGCTGTAA
- the rsmI gene encoding 16S rRNA (cytidine(1402)-2'-O)-methyltransferase, with translation MTDNKTLPAEIPTLYIVPTPIGNLGDITQRAIEVLSSVDIIAAEDTRHTGKLLAHFNIPTRTFALHDHNEQQKAQLLVNKLLEGQSIALVSDAGTPLISDPGYHLVTKCRQAGVKVVPLPGACAVITALSASGLPSDRFSFEGFLPAKSKGRRDKFLEIAEAERTCIFYESPHRITDSLQDMLAVLGPEREVVLAREITKTFETIHGAPLGELIDWIAEDDNRKRGEMVLLIHGFRSTSDDTIPTEVTRTLTILTKELPLKKAAAMTAEIYSLKKNALYKWGLENITD, from the coding sequence ATGACAGATAACAAAACCTTGCCAGCTGAGATCCCAACTCTCTATATTGTACCCACCCCAATTGGTAACTTGGGTGATATAACCCAACGCGCCATCGAGGTGCTATCGAGTGTTGATATCATTGCTGCGGAAGATACTCGCCACACAGGTAAGCTACTTGCACACTTCAATATTCCAACTCGAACGTTTGCTTTACATGATCACAATGAGCAGCAAAAAGCTCAATTACTCGTCAATAAGTTGCTTGAAGGACAGTCTATCGCATTAGTTTCCGATGCGGGAACCCCTTTAATCAGTGATCCAGGTTATCACTTGGTAACAAAATGTCGTCAAGCGGGTGTTAAAGTTGTGCCCTTACCCGGCGCTTGTGCAGTGATCACCGCGTTGAGTGCTTCTGGTCTACCTTCTGATCGCTTCAGCTTCGAAGGTTTTTTACCTGCGAAGAGTAAAGGGCGTCGCGATAAATTTTTAGAAATTGCAGAAGCTGAGCGCACTTGTATTTTCTACGAATCCCCACATCGTATCACGGATTCACTGCAGGATATGCTTGCGGTTTTAGGCCCAGAGCGTGAAGTCGTTCTCGCAAGAGAAATTACTAAGACCTTTGAAACCATTCATGGCGCACCATTGGGTGAATTAATTGATTGGATTGCAGAGGATGATAATCGAAAACGTGGAGAAATGGTGCTACTTATCCATGGTTTCCGCAGTACATCAGATGACACCATTCCGACAGAAGTCACTCGCACATTAACAATTTTGACCAAAGAGCTACCATTGAAAAAGGCCGCAGCGATGACAGCTGAGATATATAGCCTGAAAAAAAATGCGCTGTATAAATGGGGATTGGAGAATATAACCGATTGA